A window of bacterium genomic DNA:
GCGTTTGACGTCCCGCGGGACGGCGCCCGGCAGGCGGGCGGCTCCCGTCCCGGAGCGGGGACTGAAGGGAAAGACGTGGAGCCGGCTGAGGGGCAGGCGACGCAGCAGCTCCATCGTCTCGCGATGATGAGCGTCCTCCTCCCCCGGGAAGCCGGCGATCAGGTCGGTGCCCAGGCCGGCGCCGGGCAGCAGGCGCTCGATGCGGCCGAAGAGGTCGAGCAGGCCACGCCGGTCGATGCGACGGCCCATGGCCGCCAAGATGGCGTCGGAACCAGACTGCAGGGCGGTGTGCAAATGGGGGCAGAAGCGGGGATCGGCCGCCATGGCCCGCAGCAGGTCGTCGGTGATGTCCCACGGTTCGATGGATGAGAGGCGCAGGCGGATCAGGCCGGGCAGCTCCAACAGGCCCTGGCACAGCCAGGCCAACGAGCGCGCGGGCTGCAGATCCCGGCCGTAGTCCCCGATGTGGACGCCGGTGACGACCAGCTCGCGGAAGCCCGTCTCGATCAACCGGCGGGCCTGTCGCAGCACGGCGTCGGGCAGCATGCTGCGGCTGCGGCCCCGGGTGAAGGGAATGATGCAGAAGCTGCAGAACACGTCGCAGCCGTCCTGGATCTTCAACCAGGCGCGGGTCTGGCCCTCGAAGCCGTCCAGGGACAGCAGCTCGCGATCCTCCCGGCCACCCGGCCTGGCCACCAGCAGGATCGGTTCATCCTGCTTGGCGAGTGGCTCCAGACGTTGCGGCAGCTCCAGCTTGCCGCGCGTGCCCACCACGTAGTCCACGCCTGGTATGCGCGCCAACTCCCGCGCGGCGGACTGGCCGTAGCAGCCCATCACCACGACGATGGCCTCCGGATTCCGTCGGATGACCTGGCGGACCAGGTGGCGGGCCTTCTGGTCGGCCCGGTCCGTCACGGTGCAGGTGTCGATCAGGACGAGATCCGCCTCCGTCTCGAAGGGCACGCGCACCCAGCCCAAACGACGGAATTGGCCGACCACGGCCTCGGTCTCGTACTGGTTCAGTTTGCAGCCCAGCGTGGCTGCCGCGATGCGCCGCTCTTCCGCCATGCGTTCCGGCCTCAGGCGAAGGCGGTCCGCACTGAATCAGCGCGGACCGCCCACGGATCGTGTCAACCGATGGAACGGGATCAGGAGTCCCGGTCGTCCCCGCCGAAGCCTGCCTCGCGGAAAGCATCGGCAATGGCACCGCCTCCGGCGGGCCGGGTGGTCTTCTTGTACTCGGCCACCGTCTTGGCCTCCTCGCTCAACTGGCGGGGCGTGGCCAGGATGACCTTCTTGTTGTCGCGGTCGTACTCGATCACCTTGAAGACCGTGGTGTCGCCCTCTTTCAGAGCCACCTTGCTGCCGTCCACTTCCATGGGACGCAGCTTGCTGTTGGGCACAAAGCCCTCGAGGCCGAAGGGCAGCGTGACGACCACTCCCTTGTCGATGACCTTGGCCACCTCGCACTCCACCTCGGAGCCCACGTCGTACTGCCCCTCGAAGCTCTCCCAGGGATTCTCCTCGAGCTGCTTGACTCCCAGGGCGATGCGCCGCTCGTCACGATCGAAGGAAAGCACCTGCACGCGCAGGGCGTCGTCTTTCTTCACCATCTCGCCCGGATGGCGCAGCTTGCGGGTCCAGGAAAGGTCGCTGATGTGGACCAGTCCCTCGATCCCCGGCTCCAGCTCGACGAAGACGCCGAAGGGCACCAAGTCGCGGATGACGCCCTCATGGACGCTGCCCACGGCGTACTTCTCGGCCAGGGCTTCCCAGGGGTTGGCTTCGGTCTGCTTCAGACCGAGGCTGATCTTGCGCTCGTCCTTGCGCACCTCAAGCACCATCACCTCCACCTCCTGCCCCACGGACAGGATTTGGCTGGGATGCTTGACGTGCTGGGTCCAGCTCATCTCGCTGATGTGGATGAGGCCCTCCACGCCGGGAGCCAGCTCGACGAAAGCGCCGTAGCGGGTCAGGCTCACCACCTTGCCGTTGACGCGGGTCTCGATGGGGAAGCGGGCCTCCACGTCGTTCCACGGATGCTCAAGCAGCTGTTTGAGGCCGATGCTGATGCGGTTCCGCTCGCGATCGAAGTTGAGCACCTTGACCGTGATCTTCTGGTCCAGCTTGACCACGTCGGAAGGATGATTGACCCGGCCCCAGCTGAGGTCGGTGATGTGCAGCAGGCCGTCCACACCGCCCAGGTCCACGAACACGCCGAAATTGGTGATGTTCTTGACCACGCCTTCGCGGATCTGGCCCACCTCCAGCTCGGTCAGGACCTTGTCGCGGATCTCCCGCATATCCTCCTCGATGAGGACCTTGCGGCTGACCACGATGTTCTTGCGCACGTCGTTGATCTTGACAATACGGAAGTCCATCTTCTTGCCCAGCAGGCTGTCGAAGTCGCGCACGGGATGGATGTCGATCTGGCTGCCGGGCAGGAAGGCGTCGATCCCCATCAAGTCCACCACCAGGCCGCCCTTGATGCGACGCACAACCTTGCCTTCGATCACGGCGCCCTCGGTCTCCAGCTCCTTCAGGCGCATCCAGGTGCGTTCCACGTCGGCGCGCTTCTTGGAAAGCTGCAACGCGCCGTTGACGCCCTCGAATTTCTCGATGAAGACGTCCACCTGGTCGCCGATTTTGAGGTTGGTGGGATCCTCGAACTCGTCGATGGGAATCCAACCCTCGGATTTGAAGCCGATGTCCACCGCCACGTCCCGCTCGGTGATGTTCACCACCGTGCCGGTTGTGATGGAGTTCTCCTCATTGTTGCTGAAGGTCTTGTCGTAGAGTTGCTCCAGCTCCTGGCGCTCGTCGGTGGAATAGCTGAACTCATCCTGGAAGATGGCCTCGTCCCCGAAGCCCCCGGGGACCTTGCGCTTGTCGTCGGACATGTTGATTCCTTGTTGCCTGCTTGATGGTTTCTGGACGTGCCCCCGGCCTGACGTGCCGGATTGGGCAAGCCGTGAAGATAGGATCTAAGAAGCGTCGGGAAAAGGCTTTCCGCCCTCGATTCCTGTCAACGGCCTTGCTCGCGGGCCAGGGCCTCGAGGCGGCCCTCCACGCGCTCGAACTGGTCGTGCCCCGTGAAGGAGACACATGCGCGCAGTCCCTCGTGGCGGCTGCTCCCCGTGATCTCGAGCGTGATCATGCTGATCCCGTGGCGGAGCAGCTCCAGTTGTAGCTCCGTGCCGCTGAGTCCAGGCCGGCAGATGGTGAAGTAGAAGCCGTCGGCGATGGGCTGGCCCAGGTCGTTGTCGTAGACCAGCCGGAAGCCGTGGCGCAGGAAGCAGGCCTTGAGCCAGGCGGCGCGACTGGCGTACTCCCGCACGTTGTCCAGGAAGGAGCGGTCCCCTTCGTTGGCCATGCGCAGAAGGGCGGCCAGGGCATGCTGCCCGCTGTGGGTGACACCCGCCGTGCTGCAGTAGATCCCGCCATGGATAAAGGCGTGCAGGAAACGGTCGGTGCCGAAGTACGGCAGGAAGTTCTCGAAGCGGCGTGCGGCCAGGGTGGGGCTGACCACCATCATGCCCACTCGCTGCCCTGCAAAACTGAACAATTTGGATCCGGACAAGAGCAGGACCCAGGTGTGTCCACAACGCGCCACACTGGGCTGGTAA
This region includes:
- the rpsA gene encoding 30S ribosomal protein S1 is translated as MSDDKRKVPGGFGDEAIFQDEFSYSTDERQELEQLYDKTFSNNEENSITTGTVVNITERDVAVDIGFKSEGWIPIDEFEDPTNLKIGDQVDVFIEKFEGVNGALQLSKKRADVERTWMRLKELETEGAVIEGKVVRRIKGGLVVDLMGIDAFLPGSQIDIHPVRDFDSLLGKKMDFRIVKINDVRKNIVVSRKVLIEEDMREIRDKVLTELEVGQIREGVVKNITNFGVFVDLGGVDGLLHITDLSWGRVNHPSDVVKLDQKITVKVLNFDRERNRISIGLKQLLEHPWNDVEARFPIETRVNGKVVSLTRYGAFVELAPGVEGLIHISEMSWTQHVKHPSQILSVGQEVEVMVLEVRKDERKISLGLKQTEANPWEALAEKYAVGSVHEGVIRDLVPFGVFVELEPGIEGLVHISDLSWTRKLRHPGEMVKKDDALRVQVLSFDRDERRIALGVKQLEENPWESFEGQYDVGSEVECEVAKVIDKGVVVTLPFGLEGFVPNSKLRPMEVDGSKVALKEGDTTVFKVIEYDRDNKKVILATPRQLSEEAKTVAEYKKTTRPAGGGAIADAFREAGFGGDDRDS
- the mtaB gene encoding tRNA (N(6)-L-threonylcarbamoyladenosine(37)-C(2))-methylthiotransferase MtaB, with translation MAEERRIAAATLGCKLNQYETEAVVGQFRRLGWVRVPFETEADLVLIDTCTVTDRADQKARHLVRQVIRRNPEAIVVVMGCYGQSAARELARIPGVDYVVGTRGKLELPQRLEPLAKQDEPILLVARPGGREDRELLSLDGFEGQTRAWLKIQDGCDVFCSFCIIPFTRGRSRSMLPDAVLRQARRLIETGFRELVVTGVHIGDYGRDLQPARSLAWLCQGLLELPGLIRLRLSSIEPWDITDDLLRAMAADPRFCPHLHTALQSGSDAILAAMGRRIDRRGLLDLFGRIERLLPGAGLGTDLIAGFPGEEDAHHRETMELLRRLPLSRLHVFPFSPRSGTGAARLPGAVPRDVKRARCRELLDLGQDLQRAAHQAALGRRCQVLVEGSTQGDSLFGYTADYLRVELPLAGLPAAALAGGLHEVILLEDRGDWLRGRLAADGALLA